One window of the Microvirga mediterraneensis genome contains the following:
- a CDS encoding MFS transporter yields MGSRGWAAFRHMDFRLFCAARFAMALAVQIQTVAVAWLVYDISGSALNLGLVGLASFLPTMALVLVTGLVADRYSRRWILLLVFSAMALTALGLLVQVHASVPSLWPIYGLLVAFGAARAFGNPAAQAIVPTLVPTGDLANAIAWNSSVMQVATISGPAVGGILYAVHPTAPFLGSAACFGLAALLIAALRLRPAEVKREPVTWSRLVAGLVFLRTRPLLLGAISLDLFAVLLGGATALMPIFARDVFHVGPWGLGLLRSMPAVGAVTMAIVLAHSSLITRRAGLRMLQAVGIFGLATIGFGLSTSFGLTLVLLAVLGAADMVSVVVRQTLVQAETPDELRGRVAAVNTVFIGASNELGEFESGTLAWLVGAPAAVVIGGIGTFTLAVLWRFWFPDLARRDQLVRSEVTRNVEPQKA; encoded by the coding sequence ATGGGGTCTAGGGGTTGGGCGGCTTTCCGCCATATGGATTTCCGGTTGTTCTGCGCAGCCCGGTTTGCCATGGCGCTTGCCGTTCAGATCCAAACCGTAGCCGTTGCATGGCTCGTTTACGACATCAGCGGCTCTGCGCTGAATCTCGGCCTTGTCGGGCTCGCGTCGTTCCTGCCCACGATGGCCCTCGTGCTCGTCACCGGCCTTGTCGCAGACCGGTACAGCCGGCGTTGGATCCTCCTCCTCGTCTTCTCGGCGATGGCCCTGACCGCTCTCGGCTTGCTGGTGCAGGTGCATGCGAGTGTGCCGAGCCTCTGGCCTATCTACGGCCTTCTGGTGGCCTTCGGTGCGGCCCGAGCCTTCGGAAACCCCGCCGCGCAGGCGATCGTTCCGACGCTGGTGCCCACGGGCGATCTGGCGAACGCGATCGCCTGGAACTCGTCCGTCATGCAGGTCGCCACCATCAGCGGCCCGGCAGTCGGAGGCATTCTCTATGCGGTTCATCCGACAGCGCCGTTCCTGGGGTCGGCCGCCTGTTTCGGGCTGGCCGCCCTGCTCATCGCCGCTTTGCGCCTGCGGCCCGCCGAGGTCAAACGGGAGCCTGTGACCTGGTCCCGTCTCGTGGCAGGCCTAGTCTTCCTGCGGACGAGACCGCTTCTGCTCGGAGCGATCTCCCTGGACCTGTTCGCCGTCCTTCTCGGAGGAGCGACGGCCCTGATGCCGATCTTCGCCCGCGACGTGTTCCATGTGGGTCCATGGGGGCTTGGCCTCCTGCGCTCCATGCCGGCCGTCGGCGCCGTCACCATGGCGATCGTGCTGGCCCACTCGTCCCTTATCACCCGCCGCGCCGGCCTGCGAATGCTGCAGGCAGTCGGTATCTTTGGACTGGCGACGATAGGCTTCGGATTGTCGACGAGTTTCGGCCTGACGCTCGTGCTGCTCGCCGTCCTCGGCGCCGCCGACATGGTCAGCGTGGTCGTCCGCCAGACCCTCGTCCAAGCGGAGACGCCGGATGAGTTACGGGGCCGCGTGGCAGCGGTGAACACGGTGTTCATCGGTGCCTCCAATGAACTCGGCGAGTTCGAGTCAGGGACGCTGGCTTGGCTGGTAGGGGCTCCCGCGGCCGTCGTGATCGGCGGCATCGGGACCTTCACGCTTGCGGTTCTCTGGAGATTCTGGTTCCCCGACCTTGCCCGTCGGGACCAGCTCGTCCGCAGCGAAGTGACGAGAAACGTCGAACCTCAGAAGGCATAG
- a CDS encoding sensor histidine kinase, translated as MICNSIRLRLLVVAVTSILVTIAVAGASLVVFFERQVLRYVEQDLNIHWTELATAFGTEGEAGIGQKLTDPRYHQPYGGAYWQVSEGGRPIMRSRSLWDKELPLAGSREETDRDKAFEIDGPDGSELYVIEREVTVDGDQGPRRVSLSVALDHGQVVELRQAFGWDVTRVLIPIAAVLVLFAWLQLSLGLRPLRAVGQELSAVQTGQIRRMMQRFPVEVEPLAESINRLLDRQEDLVRKARDRAGALAHGLKTPLTILRGEVRRLEQAGLQDVAGCMQEQLQLIYTHVEREVARARTSGASVGCGAYTQVDETIARLLRLMQHMPRGERLMWEADIPADLAVDMDPHDFGEVMGNLLDNARKWAKTQVTVQIERLGDKARISVEDDGPGFAGHARGERPERGVPARSDPDSSGLGLGIVEDILAEYGTGVDIEGNGRCRIVFDIPLSRPGQLPMPSKSAVPMRS; from the coding sequence ATGATCTGCAATTCCATTCGTCTGCGGCTGCTGGTCGTCGCCGTGACATCCATCCTTGTGACGATTGCGGTGGCTGGCGCCTCCCTCGTCGTGTTCTTCGAACGACAGGTGCTCCGCTATGTCGAGCAGGATCTCAACATCCATTGGACGGAGCTTGCGACGGCCTTCGGCACGGAAGGAGAGGCCGGGATAGGCCAGAAGTTGACGGACCCGCGCTATCACCAGCCGTATGGCGGGGCCTATTGGCAGGTTTCCGAGGGCGGGCGCCCGATCATGCGGTCGCGTTCGCTCTGGGACAAGGAACTTCCCTTGGCCGGATCGCGTGAAGAGACTGATCGGGACAAGGCCTTCGAGATCGACGGTCCCGATGGATCGGAGCTTTACGTGATCGAACGGGAGGTCACGGTGGACGGCGACCAGGGGCCGCGCCGTGTCAGCCTGTCCGTCGCCCTCGATCATGGCCAGGTCGTCGAGCTGCGTCAGGCCTTCGGGTGGGATGTCACACGGGTCCTCATCCCCATAGCGGCCGTCCTCGTCCTCTTCGCATGGCTCCAGCTCTCGCTGGGCCTGCGCCCCTTGCGGGCCGTAGGGCAAGAATTGAGTGCCGTTCAGACCGGCCAGATCCGGCGCATGATGCAACGCTTCCCCGTAGAGGTGGAGCCGCTCGCCGAGAGCATCAACAGGCTGCTCGACCGGCAGGAGGATCTTGTCCGCAAGGCTCGTGATCGCGCCGGCGCATTGGCCCATGGGCTGAAGACCCCGTTGACGATTCTTCGCGGGGAGGTGAGGCGGCTTGAACAGGCGGGCCTGCAGGATGTCGCGGGATGCATGCAGGAGCAGCTGCAGCTGATCTACACGCATGTCGAGCGCGAGGTGGCGCGCGCCCGCACCAGCGGCGCATCCGTGGGCTGCGGCGCTTATACGCAGGTGGACGAGACCATTGCCCGCCTCTTGAGACTGATGCAGCACATGCCCAGAGGAGAGCGGCTGATGTGGGAGGCCGATATCCCTGCGGATCTGGCGGTCGACATGGATCCTCACGACTTCGGCGAGGTTATGGGCAATCTCCTCGACAATGCCCGCAAGTGGGCGAAGACGCAGGTCACGGTCCAAATCGAGAGGCTGGGCGACAAGGCTCGGATCAGCGTCGAGGACGACGGACCAGGCTTCGCCGGTCATGCTCGCGGGGAGAGACCCGAGCGCGGCGTGCCGGCACGCTCCGATCCGGACTCGAGCGGGCTCGGCCTTGGGATCGTGGAAGACATCCTGGCGGAGTACGGAACAGGTGTCGATATCGAGGGCAATGGACGCTGCCGCATCGTGTTCGACATTCCCCTTTCGCGGCCGGGGCAGCTTCCCATGCCATCGAAGAGCGCCGTGCCGATGAGGTCGTAG
- a CDS encoding response regulator transcription factor — protein sequence MRVLLVEDELAIARDIQHALAGTGYVVDVVRDGEEGWFRASTEEYDALILDLGLPKLDGLSVVRRLRDEASTVPILVLTARGSWLQRVEGIDAGADDYLTKPFEMEELLARLAALLRRVGRHVTPLIEVGALHIDTRRLRVLLNGRAIELSPLEFRLLRYLAHNRDRVVAQSELVEHVYGSDEPESNAVEALVARLRRKIGTDTIGTRRGHGYIMETPVP from the coding sequence ATGAGAGTTCTTCTCGTCGAAGATGAGCTGGCCATTGCCCGCGACATCCAGCACGCACTGGCCGGAACCGGGTATGTGGTGGATGTCGTCCGCGATGGGGAGGAAGGCTGGTTCCGGGCTTCGACCGAAGAGTACGATGCGCTCATCCTGGACTTGGGATTGCCGAAGCTCGACGGTTTGTCCGTGGTGCGGCGGCTGCGGGACGAGGCCAGCACCGTCCCGATCCTCGTTCTCACGGCCCGGGGCTCCTGGCTGCAAAGGGTCGAGGGCATCGATGCCGGTGCCGACGATTATCTGACCAAGCCCTTCGAGATGGAGGAGCTGCTGGCCCGGCTGGCCGCCCTGTTGCGGCGGGTCGGGCGTCATGTCACGCCGCTAATCGAGGTCGGGGCCCTGCATATCGATACACGGCGACTGCGGGTGCTGCTCAACGGCAGAGCCATCGAGCTGTCGCCCCTCGAGTTTCGTCTGCTCAGATACCTGGCTCACAACCGGGATCGCGTCGTCGCCCAGAGCGAACTCGTCGAGCACGTCTATGGTTCGGACGAGCCGGAAAGCAATGCGGTCGAGGCCCTCGTGGCCCGTCTCCGGCGCAAGATCGGAACGGACACGATCGGCACCCGGCGCGGCCACGGCTACATCATGGAGACGCCTGTGCCATGA
- a CDS encoding PepSY domain-containing protein produces MIRRQLIVLLAATVAFTALESSWPFTAAAKDGDGGGGGGGEGGHGGGDSSGRGGGDDRGQDKGGDDGGRGRGRGRGGDDDEPTQRGWGRTSSENAREAVSQGWALALNAVLPTVSRAVPGKILEVDLRQSWSGQWRYEFLVLTRDRRYQEVVVDARNNQILQIRRR; encoded by the coding sequence ATGATCCGACGTCAGCTTATAGTCCTCCTCGCGGCCACCGTGGCTTTTACCGCCCTGGAGAGCTCCTGGCCCTTCACCGCGGCCGCCAAGGATGGCGATGGCGGCGGTGGAGGAGGGGGAGAAGGCGGCCATGGGGGCGGAGACAGCAGCGGCCGAGGAGGTGGGGATGACCGCGGCCAGGACAAGGGCGGCGACGATGGAGGGCGCGGACGCGGGCGAGGACGTGGCGGGGACGATGACGAGCCGACCCAACGCGGCTGGGGCAGGACCTCATCCGAGAATGCCCGGGAGGCCGTCTCGCAGGGCTGGGCCCTTGCCCTGAACGCGGTGCTGCCGACTGTCTCGCGGGCCGTTCCCGGTAAGATCCTGGAGGTCGATCTCCGGCAATCCTGGAGCGGCCAGTGGCGTTACGAATTTCTCGTTCTCACTCGGGACCGCCGCTATCAGGAGGTGGTTGTCGATGCCCGCAACAATCAGATCCTCCAGATCCGGAGACGCTAA